From Quercus lobata isolate SW786 chromosome 1, ValleyOak3.0 Primary Assembly, whole genome shotgun sequence, one genomic window encodes:
- the LOC115976447 gene encoding peroxidase 59-like: MTMSNSFYGYSLIMTFFMQLLHAWPQLTPNFYDKTCPKLQNIVRNEMQKAFNKENRMAASLLRLHFHDCFVNGCDGSVLLDVSGGEKFALSNLNSVRGFEVVDRIKSTVESACPGVVSCADILALAARDSVVITRGPSWTVLLGRRDGFGSISLNGTDAALPSAFDTLDKIISKFKRVGLDEKDVVSLSGSHTIGLARCAAFSNRLFNYSGTGLPDSTMDRNLLSQLQKLCKDGDQNQTTLLDQYTEGGGYINIFGNHYFQNLLNGKSVLSSDQVLLSSSETSYWVQIYNDDNDLFFDDFADAIIRMGNISPPRGSRGQIRKNCRRVN; this comes from the exons ATGACAATGTCTAACAGCTTTTATGGTTACTCTTTGATTATGACTTTCTTTATGCAGTTACTTCATGCGTGGCCTCAACTGACCCcaaatttttatgataaaacATGTCCCAAGCTTCAAAATATTGTGAGAAATGAGATGCAAAAAGCTTTCAACAAGGAAAATCGTATGGCTGCCTCTTTGCTTCGGCTTCACTTTCATGACTGCTTTGTAAAT GGCTGTGATGGATCAGTATTGTTAGATGTAAGTGGTGGGGAGAAATTTGCCCTTTCCAACTTAAACTCAGTTAGAGGATTTGAAGTTGTAGATCGTATCAAAAGTACTGTGGAGAGTGCATGTCCTGGTGTTGTATCTTGTGCTGATATACTAGCTCTAGCTGCTCGAGATTCTGTGGTCATT ACTAGAGGGCCATCATGGACTGTTTTGTTGGGCAGAAGAGATGGTTTTGGGTCAATAAGCCTAAATGGAACAGATGCCGCACTTCCTTCTGCATTTGACACATTGGATAAAATCATTTCCAAGTTCAAAAGAGTAGGCCTCGATGAAAAAGATGTGGTGTCCTTATCTG GTTCTCATACAATTGGACTAGCTAGGTGTGCTGCCTTCAGCAATAGGTTGTTCAACTACTCAGGAACTGGCCTTCCAGACAGCACTATGGATAGAAATCTGTTGTCTCAGTTGCAAAAATTGTGCAAGGATGGTGACCAAAACCAGACAACACTCCTCGATCAATACACCGAAGGAGGGGGTTACATTAATATTTTTGGCAACCATTACTTTCAGAATTTGCTCAACGGAAAGAGCGTTCTTAGTTCCGACCAAGTTTTATTATCTAGTTCTGAAACTAGTTACTGGGTCCAAATTTATAACGATGATAATGATCTTTTCTTTGACGACTTTGCTGATGCCATAATTAGGATGGGGAACATAAGTCCGCCTAGGGGTTCCCGGGGACAGATTCGGAAGAACTGCAGGAGAGTGAATTGA